A section of the Pan paniscus chromosome 7, NHGRI_mPanPan1-v2.0_pri, whole genome shotgun sequence genome encodes:
- the LOC129398654 gene encoding LOW QUALITY PROTEIN: lymphocyte antigen 6S (The sequence of the model RefSeq protein was modified relative to this genomic sequence to represent the inferred CDS: inserted 1 base in 1 codon): protein MSSLQAMKTLSLVLLVALLSTERAQGLRCYGCLAVLEGASCSVVSCPFLDGVCVSQKVSVFGSKVRGENKLSLLSCQXDVGFPLLKLTSAVVDSQISCCKGDLCNAVVLAAGSPWALCVQLLLSLGSVFLWALL, encoded by the exons ATGAGCAGTCTCCAGGCCATGAAGACCTTGTCCCTGGTCCTGCTGGTGGCCCTGCTGAGCACGGAGAGAG CTCAGGGTCTGCGCTGCTACGGATGCTTGGCGGTCTTGGAAGGGGCCTCCTGCAGCGTGGTCTCGTGCCCCTTCCTGGATGGGGTCTGTGTCTCCCAGAAAGTGAGCGTCTTTGGCA GTAAAGTGAGAGGGGAGAACaagctctccctcctctcctgcc AAGACGTCGGATTCCCCCTGCTGAAACTTACAAGTGCCGTCGTGGACTCCCAGATCTCCTGCTGCAAGGGAGACCTCTGCAATGCGGTGGTCCTGGCAGCCGGCAGCCCCTGGGCCCTGTGCGTACAGCTCCTGCTCAGCCTGGGGTCAGTCTTCCTCTGGGCCCTGCTGTGA